ACGGCCGGCAAAGATAAGCCCTCCTGCCTGCCTGACAGCAGCTTTGCGGCTTACTTACCCAGAGGCTACTTTCATATTTTTTGGCAGAAGCTAAAGCAAGGTGCCGTGCAAAAAAGCATAGGCCACCGTGAAGTAGATAACCAGCCCGGTCACATCGACCAGCGTAGCCACGAACGGGGCCGACGAGGTGGCCGGGTCAAAGCCTACCTTTTTCAAAATAAGCGGCAGCATGGAGCCGGCCAGCGAGCCCCAGAGCACGATGCCCACCAGCGCAAAGCCTACCGCCAGGGCCAGCGGCACCCAGTGCGGGCCGTAGTCGCGCAGGTGCAGGCCCTGCCACACCGCGATGCGAATGGTACCCACAATACCCAGAATGACGCCCAGGGCCAGGCCCGCCAGCAGCTCGCGGCGCATCACCTGCCACCAGCGGCTCACGCTTACTTCGCCCAGGCTCATGGCCCGGATAATGAGCGAGGTAGCCTGCGAGCCCGCATTGCCGCCACTGCTGATAACCAGCGGCACAAACAAGGCCAGCACCACGGCTTTTTCGATTTCGCCCTCAAAAAAGCCCATGGCCGTGGCCGTAAACATCTCGCCCAGAAACAGCACCACCAGCCAGCCGGCGCGCTTCTGCACCATTTTGAGCAGCGGAATCTGCAGATACGGCTCGTCGAGGGCTTCGGAGCCGCCGAGCTTCTGGATTTCCTTGGTGTCTTCGCGCTCGCGCAGCGCCACAATGTCGTCGAGGGTCACAATGCCGAGCAGCACGCCGTGGGCATCGGTTACGGGCAGGGCTACGCGCTGGTGGCGCCGGAAGTCGGCCAGCGCATCGTCCTGGTTTTGCTGAGCCCGCAGGCACACGAAGCGCCGGTCCATGAAATCGCGGACGTGCCCGGTGCGTGGAGCCACCAGAAACTCCCGAATGTGAATATCGTCCAGCAAAACACCCTTATCGTCAATCACATAGAGCATGGTCACCGTTTCGGCGCTGGCCCCGTGCTGCCGAATGTAGTCGAATACCTGCTCGGTGCTCCAGTCTTCGCGCAGGGCAATGTAGTCGGGCGTCATCAGCCGGCCCACGCTGTCGTGCGGGAAACCCATGAGCTCCAGCGCCACGCGGCGCTGCTCGGGGCCGAGGCGCTCCACCTGGGTGCGCACAAACTCGGGCGGCAGGCGCTCAAACAGCCCCGTGCGGTCGTCGGGGGCCATATGGTTGAGAATGTCGGTGAGCTGCTCGGGCGCCAGGTGGCTCAGCAGCCGGTTTTGGGCCGAGGGGGTGAGGTACTCAAACACCCGCGTGGCCTGCGGCAGCGGCAGCAGCCGAAACAAAATCAGCAGCTCGGCTTCGGGTCGGTTGGTTATCAGGTGGGCCAGGTCGGGGGCGGCCAGGCTGGGCAGCAAGGTCTTAAGCCCCAGGAAGTCGCGCGCGGCGAGCATTTCCCGGAGCTTATCGGCGGTAGTCAGAGTCGAGGCAGGAGCCATAAGGGCGGGCAAAAACAGTATTTCGCCCGCAAATACGCAACTCCTCCACAAATCGCCGTACCTGGCAGATTACCAACCTTTAAATCACCAAATCTTCACGCGGGCCGAATCGGGCCGGTACATTTTTTGGCCGGGCTTCACCCCAAAGGCATCGTAGAAAGCTGGCACGTCGGCCATCGGGCCGTTTACGCGGTACTGGGCCGGCGAATGCACGTCGGTCAGCAGCTGCGAGGCCAGGCTTTCGTCGCGCACCTGCATCTGCCAGCCCAGCGCATAGCCCAGGAAGTAGCGCTGAATGGGCGTAAGACCGCCGATTTTCTTGCCTTCCTGGTACTGCTTGGTTTTCTTGAACGCATCGAGGCCGATGAC
The sequence above is drawn from the Hymenobacter baengnokdamensis genome and encodes:
- the mgtE gene encoding magnesium transporter yields the protein MAPASTLTTADKLREMLAARDFLGLKTLLPSLAAPDLAHLITNRPEAELLILFRLLPLPQATRVFEYLTPSAQNRLLSHLAPEQLTDILNHMAPDDRTGLFERLPPEFVRTQVERLGPEQRRVALELMGFPHDSVGRLMTPDYIALREDWSTEQVFDYIRQHGASAETVTMLYVIDDKGVLLDDIHIREFLVAPRTGHVRDFMDRRFVCLRAQQNQDDALADFRRHQRVALPVTDAHGVLLGIVTLDDIVALREREDTKEIQKLGGSEALDEPYLQIPLLKMVQKRAGWLVVLFLGEMFTATAMGFFEGEIEKAVVLALFVPLVISSGGNAGSQATSLIIRAMSLGEVSVSRWWQVMRRELLAGLALGVILGIVGTIRIAVWQGLHLRDYGPHWVPLALAVGFALVGIVLWGSLAGSMLPLILKKVGFDPATSSAPFVATLVDVTGLVIYFTVAYAFLHGTLL